The following proteins are co-located in the Flavobacteriales bacterium genome:
- a CDS encoding protein BatD, with translation MKKIGNLLLIAALFLSVCANGQNIALTAKCSRTAVDLNETFRITFTTNARRGEITPPNFEQFIVVSGPYQSSQTQIINGRVSSNRSLSYDVVAQKKGEFVLPAAFIIVDGKRIESNKLKITVKEGLKKKNNIQQQAEESFNVTILSSKKAVYVGEPIILKFRATLFDPVRNLDIIQSPNFENVLQQQLDSKEESYREVVGNKVATIYDFDKRLILPNTPGVLGGQELKIRGQVQVPTGQRDFFNMPLMKYVPQVASAKIPAVKIKPLPDGAPSHFTGGVGSLNLIREISRREVSGDESITIKLRIEGKGNLSTIEVPELSNVEGFDIYDPKFNENIRFGERGITGFKEYEYLLVPQYRGSFVLPEIKWTYFDLKTDKYKTVTITEDTLTVRNPNLAASKPNSNLTTSSEQEATLLDEDIHYLQNIDIKTDRRGLIKKGTLILLAVLGLCWLWQLAPKRTESKGSNWRKIKLREVQKAFSSKDEKRYGKMLNALEFGLVEKGLNLENVTKINLQNTYGNQIGNEIFTLIENCNLAQYAPVSSSNDDSNMNAFIEIWKTI, from the coding sequence GTGAAAAAGATTGGTAACTTATTATTGATTGCAGCACTTTTTCTAAGTGTGTGCGCCAATGGGCAAAACATAGCACTTACCGCAAAGTGTTCAAGAACTGCTGTGGATCTCAATGAAACCTTTAGAATCACGTTTACAACAAATGCAAGAAGAGGGGAAATTACTCCCCCAAACTTTGAACAATTCATAGTGGTCAGCGGACCTTATCAATCAAGTCAAACTCAAATAATAAATGGTAGGGTTTCGTCCAATAGATCCTTATCCTATGATGTTGTTGCTCAAAAAAAAGGAGAGTTTGTGCTTCCTGCAGCCTTCATAATAGTAGATGGAAAACGAATAGAAAGCAATAAGCTTAAAATTACAGTCAAAGAAGGATTAAAAAAGAAAAATAATATCCAGCAGCAGGCAGAGGAAAGTTTTAATGTGACTATTCTCTCCTCAAAGAAAGCCGTTTATGTCGGAGAGCCCATTATACTGAAATTCCGTGCGACTCTTTTTGATCCGGTAAGAAATTTAGACATTATTCAATCACCCAACTTTGAGAATGTACTTCAACAGCAGCTGGATTCAAAGGAGGAGAGCTATAGAGAGGTTGTAGGAAACAAAGTTGCTACCATATACGATTTTGATAAGCGACTTATTCTACCCAATACCCCCGGGGTTTTAGGAGGACAAGAACTAAAAATAAGAGGTCAGGTTCAAGTACCAACCGGGCAACGAGATTTCTTTAATATGCCTCTAATGAAGTATGTTCCACAAGTTGCTTCTGCCAAAATACCGGCGGTAAAAATTAAACCACTTCCAGATGGTGCCCCATCCCATTTCACCGGGGGAGTGGGTTCCTTAAACCTAATTAGAGAAATAAGTAGGCGCGAGGTAAGCGGAGATGAAAGTATAACCATCAAACTTAGAATTGAGGGTAAAGGAAACCTAAGCACAATCGAAGTGCCTGAGTTAAGCAACGTAGAAGGCTTTGATATCTACGACCCTAAATTCAACGAAAACATTCGTTTTGGTGAGCGAGGAATAACAGGCTTTAAAGAATATGAATATCTATTAGTACCGCAGTACCGCGGTAGCTTTGTATTACCAGAAATTAAATGGACTTACTTTGATTTAAAGACAGATAAATACAAAACTGTTACTATAACAGAAGATACTTTAACAGTTCGTAACCCGAATTTAGCTGCATCTAAACCAAATTCCAATTTGACGACATCTTCTGAACAAGAAGCTACCCTCTTAGATGAAGACATACATTATTTACAAAATATTGATATTAAGACTGATCGTAGGGGCCTAATAAAAAAGGGGACATTGATTTTGCTAGCTGTTTTGGGATTATGTTGGCTGTGGCAACTTGCGCCAAAACGAACGGAATCAAAAGGCTCAAATTGGAGGAAAATTAAATTAAGAGAGGTGCAGAAAGCTTTTAGTTCTAAGGATGAAAAGAGGTATGGGAAAATGCTAAACGCCTTAGAATTTGGACTCGTAGAAAAAGGGCTGAATTTAGAAAACGTTACCAAAATCAACCTTCAAAATACCTACGGAAATCAAATTGGAAATGAAATATTTACGCTCATTGAAAATTGTAATCTTGCCCAATATGCTCCGGTGAGCTCTTCTAATGATGATTCCAACATGAATGCTTTTATAGAGATATGGAAAACCATCTAA